The Agarilytica rhodophyticola genome has a window encoding:
- a CDS encoding alpha/beta hydrolase, translated as MNYLPCEIIETDNDVDASVIWLHGLGANGHDFVPIVPELQLPDDLKIRFIFPHAPSIPVTINGGMTMPAWYDILAMTTEREFNHDQLLDSSKAVITLIEREIEQGIESSRIVLAGFSQGGAVAYQTALAYDKPIAGLMAMSTYFATHQTIKVHPNNSKLPIHVFHGQHDPVVPEMMGQQALKYLQDFGFQPVYKNYPMEHAVHPAEIKDISIFLQKVLS; from the coding sequence ATGAATTACTTACCCTGCGAAATAATAGAAACAGATAATGATGTTGATGCATCTGTCATTTGGTTACACGGTTTAGGTGCTAATGGGCATGATTTTGTGCCTATCGTTCCGGAGTTACAGCTACCTGATGATTTAAAAATACGCTTTATATTTCCTCATGCACCTTCGATACCGGTAACAATTAATGGTGGTATGACGATGCCCGCTTGGTACGATATTCTAGCGATGACTACCGAGCGAGAATTCAACCACGATCAACTGCTTGATTCGAGCAAGGCGGTAATTACACTTATTGAAAGAGAAATAGAGCAAGGCATTGAAAGTAGTAGAATTGTTTTGGCGGGCTTTTCCCAAGGTGGGGCTGTAGCCTACCAAACTGCTCTTGCTTATGATAAGCCTATCGCGGGCTTAATGGCAATGTCGACATATTTTGCGACACACCAAACTATTAAAGTACACCCTAATAATAGCAAATTACCAATACATGTTTTCCATGGCCAACATGACCCTGTGGTTCCTGAAATGATGGGACAACAAGCGTTAAAGTATCTGCAGGATTTTGGTTTTCAGCCCGTTTATAAAAATTATCCTATGGAACATGCTGTACATCCAGCTGAGATTAAGGATATTTCTATTTTCTTACAAAAAGTTTTATCTTAG